CCCTGGATTCAAGCATCCGAGTCGTCGCTGCTGTCGCGGCTGATCTCGATCTGCAGCGACGGCAGGTTGTCCAGCCGGCTCTTCTTCATCTTGTGGCTGCGGcgttcttgtttctgtttgatcatGGCACCCCAGACCTTCTGCAGCGTAGAgtcgtcttcctcctctcccttctcttcttcctcctccttgtcACCCCGCCTCCTCCGGCTGCTGTCCTGCCGCTCTGGGCGGCTGCCCTGCTTGCGCTCGTGACGCccggcgctgctgctgctgtcgtcGCCAGCGGCGGAACCCAGCCTGCTCCACAGAGCGCCtacagacagacaggaagtcGGAGGATCAGACAGTAAgtggattttaaacaaatagatCAGGACTCTCAAACATAAATCTGGATTATAATCTGCTCAGAACCATTCTGACTGAGTTTTAATGTAGGTAGCAAAGGTCACAGCACATTTCTACAAGAAGTTCTAAACAgaaggtgaaataaaaacaggaagtggcgGGTCGTACTCGTACTCGTCTTCCTGTCTATGGAAGCGTTTGGTCCTCTGCCTTCCTGGCTGGCCACGCCTAGTCTGCGGTGCACGCTGCTGATTGGCTCCCGGGGTGGGGGCGTGTCCCTGGGGGACGGGGGCGAGGCCGAGCGCCGCCTGTCGGGGGAGTAGCGCCTCTTCCCGAGCCGCTGCCTCACATCTGCGGGGTCAGTAAAGGTCAGTCTCACATAGCCGCCACAGCATCTGGAACACCTGGTTCTACGCCTCACCTGTCTTCCTGCCTCCGGCCACCGGGGAGCGCCGCCTGCTGCCAGAGCCGCCATGACGCTTCTCTTCCAGCAGCTGCCGGACGTCCGTTACCTTGGGGGGCGACGAGGCCTTGGCCTGATTCTGAGAACCTGACGACCCGATCCGGTTCCTGTTTCGCATGGAACAAGTTTTGGATGAACAAAACCTCCAGCCCGGTTCTGCTCAGCTTCCTGTCACCAGGCCAGGCGACAGGAAGTGGAAGCGGGATGTGGAAGCAGGAAGTGGTTCTCACCTGATGTTCTTCAAGTGGCCCTCCAGCTCGTCGGCGTACATGGTCATCTTCTTGCTCTTCTTGGGCGACGGCGTGGAAATCATCTTCAGCTCCAGGTCGTAGTCCATCTCGTCCGACTCGGACCACGGCGAGGGAGAGCGCTCCGCCCGGCTGCGAAGCCCCGCACCCAGCGGCAGCGAGGCTCCGCCCCTTTCCTTGTACTCCACCACCCTGTCGTCAGAGTCCATGTCCTCGTCGGCCTCATCCTCCTGctcttcgtcctcctcctcttcctcctcctttatGGGCTCCTCCGGGAGGTTGACCAGGTCAGCTGAGGGTGGAAGCAGAGGATTGTGGGTAACTGCGTGGGTGGTGACGGCAGGGTGTGGGCGGAGCTGTTACCGGAGTGTCGGTGTGTGTATGGCGGAGTGTGTCCCATGCTGTCTCCAATCAGAGGCTTCTTGCTCTTGATCACGTCCCTCTGGATGCGCCGGTTGTGGTACCGCCGCTTCCTGCAGGACGAGGCCTGGTCAATACTTGTCTAGTGTTGCAGTTGCCATGGCGACCAGAGGGCGGAGACTCACCAGGAGTTGCTGAGGATTCCCTTCATGCCTCCATAGTTTGGATTTCCGTACTTCATGTAGTATCTGCTGCGGCGCGCCGCACCCAGCTCCTTCCTGTCATCTGGACAGGAACCGGgaggaaacgggtcagaacaTGTTGGACTTGTGTTAATGCATGTTTATAGACAAAATGCTGAATTTAATAGATATATCTATGCAGAACATCTACTCATATTCAGTCAATGAAATTCCTCAGAAGGGTGGAAATACCAGctggtgagtgtgtgtgtgtgttggggtgtgtgtgtgtgtgtgtgttaccatGCGTGGCGAagcgcagcagcagcttgtttccTTTGAACGGTTTGATGACAGGTCTCAGTTCATTCCTCAGCAGAGACTCTCTCTCCGCTTGCGACAGGTCGCCcacctgacacacacacacacacacagctgagtCACTCATCAGTCAGACGACCACTTCCTGTCCTCCCAGGTGAAGCTTTACCTGTCCAGCCGTCTTGCTCTCATCGTCTCTGCTCTTCTTCacctctttctccttctcttcctccacctcaccttcttcctcttcatcatcctcgTCCTCAGATCCCCGATCCCGACGAGCTGCGGCGTTCAGACAGACAAATTTACCCAGAATCCACTGCAGCGTCAGGAAGCACCGACTCAGGTTCTGATCCACACAGACCTTTGCTCGGGTCGTCGGGCTGGGATCCGTACTCCGTCTCCTTGGTAACAGCCTCTGGTTCAGGCATCCGGCTGCTGTTGATCAGAGCTCTGATGCAGGTGTCATCGTCCACCCAAACCACGTTACCTAGGAAACAGGAAGGCACAGGTAATCAGCCGGCAATCATCAGAACCAGTCAGGAGGTTCCACCAACCACAGAGTAGAACCAGTGGAGGGAACCGCTAGCTACAAAGCTAGCTGGTCTAGCCATAAAGCGCCAATCACAGCAAACACTAGTGGGAGCTAAAGGCTACAGTGCACTTTTTCTCTTGCTCTCAGTGAACgcttttttcctctgctccctCCCTGCCCATGCctgctctgttttttgtctttttctatatttttggagCCTTTCGTTGCACATCCTCTGAATCTACAAATTATGGATCTGGTCTCTCAAtgcaattgatcaaattttGCGGGGACACACTCGGTGGGATTCACCCCAGATTTATTCATGATAACAGGATATCTGCTGTTTGGAGCTTGCGGATACTTGGCTTATCCACAAATTTGTGACGGACTTGGCCGAAGTAGCGAACACTCAGACTGTTGGTGTGGACAGAGATGCAAGACTCGCATCTCGGCAAGATGTGAGTCTTGCTGAGACTCTCAGCCCAGCTGAGGATTCAAAACTCACTAACGGAATGGAATCGATCTTGGAGAAGTTGCTAGTTTTGGAACGACCAAACTAATTTGGATAATTGGGAACTAAAATGTATCGGAGAGACTTTAGGGAAGACTGAAATTTATAATCTACCCGACCTAAGACATTCTGTATCTGAATTGGTTTTCCCCATGTTGCCTTGGAAGGGCTGCACATTTCCAATCTACTTGAAGATATGTAAACATCACGCTCCTTCCCACCTCAGCCCCTCCTGTTATCCATGCAGCTGTGGAGCTGAGCGCTCCCAAGGACATCATGCCTTGACAACAATATCTTTATCGGACTTCTGCCGGGAGGCTGAGCAACGTGGTTTCATGGCCCTGTGATGTCACTTCCTTcactcatgtctttgttttgccctttgttttgtctgaatgttgccaTGTGCCCTAATGtgtcctttcctcttttttattttattttgttagaaactgtggagtactcacttttaacccagaaaaggaattagaacaaacttggaATCCAGAGACTCTAGTTTGTTAGTCACTCTTTAGCTTATTTTTTAGAAACTATAGAGTACTCACTATTTAGATCAACATGAGATTatgtttttagattattatgcagagagactcctattattgcaacccagaaaaggaactAGAAcgaacttagaatccagaaaaactaccttagcaactactTCTTAGGTTCCTTTTCttccaacccagaaaaggaattagaccagaggatacttacttatactcatcaaatcaaaatcaaatacaattttatttgtatagaacatttcagcagcaaggcatttcaaaccTGAAcaggagtatctagtttatgtactttggatcaacattattagattatttttccatttttgctctttcctttggtttgttattttgtttgtatttccttttaatttctgtaaagcactttgcaatgccttgttgctgaaaatgtggtatataaataaaattacctttacctttaaaaGGCTATACCAATGTggcatttagcagaagctaaagctaaagctctGAATTGCACCATTTGCTGATATCCACCATTtgtcaaagaaaacataaagacTCAAAAGTCcgaaatttacatttttgcagttCTGACCCAAACATGCCCGGTTCTGACCGGGTTCTGGACTCACAGGCTGTGTCGTTGATCCACTCAATGTGCGCTGGCGGATACTCCTTAAAGTAGCCGAAGACGTCCTGGGTGCTCATGTCGTCCACGCCGGTCACATGGATGGCCTCCATCCGCAGCCTGGGGATGGCTGGCATCACATAAGAAGAAAGAGGAGGTTTGAAGAATTCCTGGTGAACAGCAGCAAACAGAACACCGCCTCACCTTTCTTCATGGCGTCTTTATCCAGGAAGACGTTCCTCTGACCGACATTTTCCTCGCAGCGGAAATGAAAACGTCTCGCCCGCTTCTCCTTCCTCTCGATGGCTTCCTGGACAGCAAACAGAGTCAGATCAGAGCCGCTTCAAGTGGATCCCATCAACCTGAGAGCGGCCGGGTTTCATTTATCCCacagcacaaaaaaaccccaaaacagaCACATATCAGATTTAACATGTTGACATAAGAAGATACTGGCTCACATGCACACCTGGATCCAGGTTGTTTTTACCTGGATCCACTTGTGTGTTTAtcttggatccaggtgcgttctTACCTTGGAGTTGACGTCGATCCCTGTGATGAAGGCTCCGGCCTTGTTCTCGTACCTGCGGCTGGTGTCCTGGAGCAGAGAGAAGACACAGCAGGGGGTTAACATGGAGGGTCAGGTGGTTCAGCTGGAGGCCTCAGGTTTGGGCTCCCCCTGCAGGAGAACATCTGCTTCACACCTggataaaaacagctttaaagcAACACAGAGAACTGATGGAGGAACTGAGCAGGCGCAGCAGCTGCACAGCTGTGCCCCTGCACAAGGGCCCCTGCTCCTGCCCCTGCACAGCCttcattcagattttaatgaattttaatcTTCTGAATCTTAATCTTCTGAATTTTAATGAATTCTAACAGATTAATTAAAATCTGTTAGATTATTAACTGAACAGAAAGAAGCTGAAAGACAAACGCCTCTACTGCTGTTAAACTCAATTAACCGCCAGGTTAACGTCTCACTGACTCCCGCACCGAGGCGGGACTCCGTGGCGCCGCATGCCCCCTCCCCTCACAGCTCCGCCGGCCGCAGCTAACTCCAGCCCCGGGTCTGCCTGCGGCCCTCAGACACTCACCGGCAACAGCTCCTTCAGGGAGCGGCTAACCGTCACGTCCTCCGTCTCCAGCTcgccctcctccacctccatcGGTTCGGCCTCCCGGCCATCTCTGTCCGACTCGGAGTCAGAGTCCGACTCCGAGCGCTCCGAGCCGCTGTCGGATTTCACCGAGACCCGCAAGCTACGCACCTCCGCCATGAAGCTAACTGCTGCGGACAACAAGCAGAGCGAGCTGCGCTGGGTTCCGTAACCCGGTAATGCTTTCCCTGCTCTTCTTCTGCGGAGTTATGCTGGTAGAAACAGGGAATGTCGCCCCCTAGTGTTTTGTTTATCTAAATTTAATGGACTTAATTCTTAGACTAATCTCAAATTttgatttaatcaaaaatatattgtattttagcAGTTCAATCCGTGGTACTCAGGTCATATAGAGTAAATCTGCACacagatttatatatttaaaatatttcaagagtttatttcttgtaatttagaTGATTCTGGATTCTGACAGTTCCTCAAACTCTTGAATGGACGATCTTCTCAAGCATGCAGTCAGCCACGTTGCATTTTTTctccacactttttccttccactgaacttaAGCTTAAAGTTACATGTAAAGGCTAAACTGATTGTGTAtcagtgtgttgttttttctgacatttctgaAATTGGATTGTATCCAGTCAGAAATTCGattttattgcagctttttttccTGTGAAAACACCTGTTAAGATTTcagaatctgaaaaacaaactcaattttaaaaaaagaagaaaaaacaactgaagagAAATTTTCAGTAGAATTATTTATCATTTGATCaacaatggaaataaatatttgatttcttGTGTGATTTGTTCTGTAACTTTCTGTGGTTCATGCACACAAAACAatgcttatttaaaaattgctacaaaaacaacatcattttaaattctattttaatGAATTGTCAACGTCAGTCCTCATCATTCATTTATGAGAATCAGTAAATCCTCATGTTTCCTACATTTTAACCTCTTTAATCCCAGTTTTAGGAAAAAACCAAATCtctctttaaaacagaaaaactgtaattCATCAGAAGTCTGCCTTTGAAAAATTCAGTATATCTGCAAATTAATAAAACCATTTTGAAGATTTATCAACATCagtgaagaaaaatatcaaagtgGTGTAGAagtgtaatttaaaaatgctttttgaaatGGGAGTTAATTACGTAAAAACGCAGAAAGCATCTTGTTAGCTTAAAGGCTTTAtggaaatttgaaagaaaaactactgaaaaatgtaccaaaaaacacaaaaagtaaaaataaaataaactaaataaatctgacattaaGATGTTGAGAAATCCGGGAGGGTTAACCGCCTGGCAGGCGTTTCCTGTCTGTTAGGATGACATCCTGTGGCGTCCCACAGGGTTGTGTTCTCTGTCCCATCTCTGCTACTTTATATTGGTTCTATTTGAGCTAAATTACGGAAAAAATAAGTAATCTCTTCACTGTTCATGTGCAGAAATAGCTCCACATGAATATAAAAGCTGAAGCCTTTTATTGAACTGGACCTTTTCTTTAGCTTTGATTTACAGCCAGACGTCTCAGAGAACTTTGGTCAATTAACTAA
This region of Xiphophorus hellerii strain 12219 chromosome 11, Xiphophorus_hellerii-4.1, whole genome shotgun sequence genomic DNA includes:
- the ncbp3 gene encoding nuclear cap-binding protein subunit 3 isoform X2 produces the protein MAEVRSLRVSVKSDSGSERSESDSDSESDRDGREAEPMEVEEGELETEDVTVSRSLKELLPDTSRRYENKAGAFITGIDVNSKEAIERKEKRARRFHFRCEENVGQRNVFLDKDAMKKAIPRLRMEAIHVTGVDDMSTQDVFGYFKEYPPAHIEWINDTACNVVWVDDDTCIRALINSSRMPEPEAVTKETEYGSQPDDPSKARRDRGSEDEDDEEEEGEVEEEKEKEVKKSRDDESKTAGQVGDLSQAERESLLRNELRPVIKPFKGNKLLLRFATHDDRKELGAARRSRYYMKYGNPNYGGMKGILSNSWKRRYHNRRIQRDVIKSKKPLIGDSMGHTPPYTHRHSADLVNLPEEPIKEEEEEEDEEQEDEADEDMDSDDRVVEYKERGGASLPLGAGLRSRAERSPSPWSESDEMDYDLELKMISTPSPKKSKKMTMYADELEGHLKNIRNRIGSSGSQNQAKASSPPKVTDVRQLLEEKRHGGSGSRRRSPVAGGRKTDVRQRLGKRRYSPDRRRSASPPSPRDTPPPREPISSVHRRLGVASQEGRGPNASIDRKTSALWSRLGSAAGDDSSSSAGRHERKQGSRPERQDSSRRRRGDKEEEEEKGEEEDDSTLQKVWGAMIKQKQERRSHKMKKSRLDNLPSLQIEISRDSSDDSDA
- the ncbp3 gene encoding nuclear cap-binding protein subunit 3 isoform X1, with translation MAEVRSLRVSVKSDSGSERSESDSDSESDRDGREAEPMEVEEGELETEDVTVSRSLKELLPDTSRRYENKAGAFITGIDVNSKEAIERKEKRARRFHFRCEENVGQRNVFLDKDAMKKAIPRLRMEAIHVTGVDDMSTQDVFGYFKEYPPAHIEWINDTACNVVWVDDDTCIRALINSSRMPEPEAVTKETEYGSQPDDPSKARRDRGSEDEDDEEEEGEVEEEKEKEVKKSRDDESKTAGQVGDLSQAERESLLRNELRPVIKPFKGNKLLLRFATHDDRKELGAARRSRYYMKYGNPNYGGMKGILSNSWKRRYHNRRIQRDVIKSKKPLIGDSMGHTPPYTHRHSADLVNLPEEPIKEEEEEEDEEQEDEADEDMDSDDRVVEYKERGGASLPLGAGLRSRAERSPSPWSESDEMDYDLELKMISTPSPKKSKKMTMYADELEGHLKNIRNRIGSSGSQNQAKASSPPKVTDVRQLLEEKRHGGSGSRRRSPVAGGRKTDVRQRLGKRRYSPDRRRSASPPSPRDTPPPREPISSVHRRLGVASQEGRGPNASIDRKTSTSALWSRLGSAAGDDSSSSAGRHERKQGSRPERQDSSRRRRGDKEEEEEKGEEEDDSTLQKVWGAMIKQKQERRSHKMKKSRLDNLPSLQIEISRDSSDDSDA